One window from the genome of Musa acuminata AAA Group cultivar baxijiao chromosome BXJ1-4, Cavendish_Baxijiao_AAA, whole genome shotgun sequence encodes:
- the LOC135665895 gene encoding uncharacterized protein LOC135665895, which translates to MSPSPPQLVHHRAALLASPLNAAFSFNIVGAPGPARRRAHRRLFTAISAMGGEETRFEVDPSKAREALQRLDQQLESLAQQEALPKKKRPSPPPLEPILDRDLITGKRTDDMPEVSGSYLAYTAVALVLLTVLNNILFNVFIKPSVDGNEQVSKIERVPLSEPTEQLVPKLVD; encoded by the exons ATGTCTCCGTCGCCGCCTCAGCTCGTCCACCACAGAGCCGCTCTCCTCGCCTCGCCTCTGAATGCCGCCTTTAGCTTCAACATCGTCGGAGCTCCTGGCCCTGCTCGGAGGAGGGCTCACAGGCGGCTGTTCACTGCAATTAGCGCCATGGGTGGGGAAGAAACCCGGTTCGAGGTCGACCCCAGCAAGGCCCGGGAAGCATTGCAGCGGCTCGACCAGCAGCTCGAGTCCCTCGCGCAGCAGGAAGCCCTCCCGAAGAAGAAGcggccctctcctcctcctttag AGCCTATTCTAGACAGAGATCTGATAACCGGCAAGAGGACTGATGATATGCCAGAAGTGTCAGGATCTTATCTTGCATATACTGCCGTTGCACTTGTCCTACTTACGGTTCTGAACAACATCTTGTTCAATGTGTTCATAAAACCATCTGTCGATGGAAACGAGCAAGTTTCAAAAATAGAAAGAGTACCTCTAAGTGAACCCACAGAGCAGCTTGTGCCGAAGCTAGTGGACTAA
- the LOC103982896 gene encoding uncharacterized protein LOC103982896 translates to MVGLSEGEKRFIRGGIAQDLRTDGRQRLHYRPISVETGVIPQANGSARVRLGATDVIVSIKAELGKPHPLQPDKGKVAIFIDCSPTAAPMFEGRGGEELSTELSFALQRCLLGGRSGAGAGIDLSSLVIVEGKVCWDLYIDGLVVSSDGNLLDALAAAIKVALSNTGIPKVTVNLGASPNDQPDVDVSDEEFLQFDTSGVPVIVTLTKVSRHYIVDATSEEESQMSSAVSISVNRHGHICGLTKRGGAGLDPSVILDMISVAKHVGEQLMSLLDSEIAAAEASAEDQ, encoded by the exons ATGGTGGGGCTGTCGGAGGGAGAGAAGCGCTTCATACGGGGCGGGATTGCACAGGATCTCCGCACCGATGGCCGCCAAAGACTCCACTACCGGCCCATATCTGTTGAAACAGGGGTCATTCCTCAG GCAAATGGTTCTGCTCGAGTTAGATTGGGTGCAACCGATGTGATTGTAAGCATCAAG GCAGAATTAGGGAAGCCACACCCTCTTCAACCCGACAAAGGGAAAGTTGCCATTTTCATTGACTGCAGCCCAACAGCAGCACCCATGTTTGAG GGAAGGGGAGGTGAAGAACTGTCTACAGAGCTCTCATTTGCTCTCCAGAGATGCCTACTAGGTGGAAGGAGTGGAGCAG GGGCTGGAATTGACCTCTCATCACTAGTCATTGTTGAGGGCAAGGTATGCTGGGATTTGTACATTGATGGACTTGTTGTGAGTTCAGATGGAAACCTACTTGATGCATTGGCTGCTGCTATCAAG GTAGCTTTGAGCAATACAGGCATTCCAAAGGTCACCGTCAATCTTGGAGCTTCACCTAATGACCAACCAGACGTCGACGTCAGTGATGAAGAGTTCTTGCAGTTTGACACTAGTGGAGTACCCGTCATAGTGACTTTAACTAAG GTCAGCAGGCACTACATTGTAGATGCAACCTCGGAAGAGGAGTCTCAAATGAGCTCTGCGGTGTCTATTTCCGTGAATCGGCATGGCCACATCTGTGGGTTGACGAAACGAGGGGGTGCAGGCTTAGACCCCAGTGTTATTCTTGACATGATATCGGTAGCAAAGCATGTCGGGGAGCAGCTGATGTCGTTACTGGATTCAGAGattgctgctgcagaagcatCCGCTGAGGACCAGTAA
- the LOC103982895 gene encoding scarecrow-like protein 23 — translation MLRSVQRRPSIKANAMRPKRPERDPSSSSAGGSTAAPGHATPGCGDVEDEDRARKKRNQHQPEMEIVVAEEEHVEAEVRGAESRGLRLLGLLLRCAEAVAADQLAEARDLLPEISELASPFGSSPERVAAYFADALRARIVSSFLGAYSPLAAVAATQRRISHAFNSYNAISPLVKFSHFTANQAIFEALDGEDCVHVVDLDIMQGLQWPGLFHILASRPAKLRSLRLTGVGSSIELLEATGRRLSDFAEALGLPFEFHPLEGKIGHLADPAPLLAPHHPREATVVHWMHHCLYDVTGSDAGTVRLLQALRPKLITIVEQDLSHAGGFLGRFVEALHYYSALFDALGDGAGADSEERHAVERQLLAAEIKNIVAVGGPKRTGEVKVERWGEELSKAGFRRVSLAGSPAAQANLLLGMFPWKGYTLVEEHGCLKLGWKDLSLLTASAWQPAADDHDVEADRIPHIS, via the coding sequence ATGCTTCGGAGCGTGCAGCGTCGGCCCTCCATCAAGGCCAACGCCATGAGACCCAAGCGCCCCGAACGCgacccttcctcctcctctgctgGCGGCTCCACCGCAGCTCCCGGCCACGCGACCCCTGGGTGCGGTGACGTCGAGGACGAGGACCGCGCTCGCAAGAAGCGCAACCAACACCAGCCTGAGATGGAGATCGTCGTGGCCGAGGAGGAGCACGTGGAGGCGGAGGTCCGGGGAGCTGAGTCGCGGGGCCTCCGGCTACTCGGCCTCCTTCTCCGCTGCGCTGAGGCGGTGGCCGCGGACCAACTCGCGGAGGCCCGGGACCTGCTCCCGGAGATCTCGGAGCTGGCGTCCCCCTTCGGCTCCTCCCCCGAGCGCGTCGCGGCCTACTTCGCTGACGCACTGCGCGCCCGCATCGTGAGCTCCTTCCTGGGCGCTTACTCTCCGCTTGCTGCCGTGGCCGCCACCCAGCGACGCATCTCGCACGCCTTCAACTCCTACAACGCCATCTCCCCCCTCGTCAAGTTCTCCCACTTCACCGCCAACCAGGCCATCTTCGAGGCCCTCGACGGCGAGGACTGCGTCCATGTCGTGGACCTCGACATCATGCAGGGCCTCCAATGGCCGGGCCTCTTCCACATACTCGCCTCCCGCCCCGCCAAGCTCCGCTCCCTCCGCCTCACCGGCGTCGGTTCCTCCATCGAgctactcgaggccaccggccgcCGCCTCTCCGACTTCGCGGAGGCGCTCGGCCTCCCCTTCGAGTTCCACCCCTTGGAGGGCAAGATCGGGCACCTCGCCGACCCGGCCCCCCTTCTCGCCCCGCACCACCCTCGCGAGGCCACCGTCGTCCACTGGATGCACCACTGCCTCTACGACGTCACCGGCTCCGACGCCGGAACGGTGCGCCTGCTCCAGGCGCTCCGCCCCAAGCTGATCACCATCGTTGAGCAGGACCTCAGCCACGCGGGCGGCTTTCTGGGCCGCTTCGTCGAGGCGCTGCACTACTACTCCGCGCTCTTCGACGCTCTCGGCGACGGCGCCGGCGCCGACAGCGAGGAGCGCCACGCCGTCGAGCGGCAGCTACTAGCCGCCGAGATCAAAAACATCGTGGCCGTGGGCGGCCCGAAGCGGACGGGGGAGGTGAAGGTGGAGAGGTGGGGGGAGGAGCTCAGCAAAGCGGGGTTCCGTCGGGTGTCGCTGGCAGGCAGCCCGGCGGCGCAGGCCAACCTGCTGCTGGGCATGTTTCCATGGAAGGGATACACTCTCGTGGAGGAGCACGGATGCTTGAAGCTGGGCTGGAAGGACTTGTCCTTGCTCACCGCATCTGCTTGGCAACCTGCCGCCGACGACCACGACGTGGAAGCCGACAGGATCCCTCACATTTCATAG